One Keratinibaculum paraultunense genomic window carries:
- the brxC gene encoding BREX system P-loop protein BrxC — translation MKIKDMFAKPIDRDIQGVIKVGQDDEENVKQELEEYVVTKELQKHFRDFFSSYKKGIVGNTDKMGVWISGFFGSGKSHFLKILSYLLENREVDGKKAIDYFLEDGKIQDPMVIADMKLACNTPTDVILFNIDSKSKSAGTKGKDSILNVFLRVFNEMQGFSTDPHLADLERQLTEDGMYEEFKRRYEEMHNLNWVENRHKFKFHKDKVVETLVDIGFMSEEVARDWSRTTVRPYEISIDRFAQLVKEYLDSKEENHHIVFLVDEMGQYIGDDTDLMLNLQTITEDLGTACQGKAWIVVTSQQDIDSITEVKGRDFSKIQGRFDTRLNLTSANVDEVIKLRILEKTETANKTLSVLYENNETIIKNLLIFNDGIEKKLYENKEDFCEVYPFVPYQFDLLGSVLTSIRQHGASGKHLSEGERSMLALFKESVEAIMDEEDGALVPFNIFYDGLDKFLDHSHSAVITKALENNYINPKKEKDNFNVNVLKTLFLIKYVKEIEANLENITTLMVSNIYEDRIELKDKVENALNILVRQTLVQKNGDIYIFLTNEEQEINRQIERQHIETQALTKKISEIIYAGILSQDKVRYSKFGNRYNFGFNRWVDGEPYVANQAFDIGIEIITPNSEKNRIESVLRMNSQKENKVFVDLPNDGAFIDEIKTEMKIEKYLQISSASNIPKIEEIRALKRVEMKEHQNRGKLYLEEALKEAKFYVNGDKLELKSKDFKYNVQESLEKLIETVYHKLDYIDTPMDESDIRNLFKNRNKKDVQLDVLDTPNENAIREILNYIKIRTKKHSKISLKEVKDKFSKAPYGFLDVDIEWIIAKLFLDGKISFTLHGETISLFNESEKEIIDYITKKQYAEKLLIEEKEIVDERYIKSLKNISSIVFDKEIPFEDTDMMVKEFNEYAKEMIDELNAIKDNYNRGKYPGEKIIEEGIELINKTRGMSNPIDVFKYVNKNEDEYLDFEEEYQPIKSFFKGEQKNIWDKTQHYISIYNESKNYILSEEIEEIVEDMKNIVNMTRPYNKIKDLPELNDRFLDIYNNILDEELEPVKEEIEQAKSRIMEELEKTGLEDKFGYKYRNSFDDLIKRAESCNNVAKVNSFKIEAETLKMRYLNEITKEIEDIIEIDKENETDGKGNTGGTTVPPVKVRKIINIKDINPINSWRIEKKEDLDKYINELKSRIEKELEENTILNIEF, via the coding sequence ATGAAAATAAAAGATATGTTTGCAAAGCCAATTGATAGAGATATACAAGGTGTCATAAAAGTGGGACAAGATGATGAAGAAAATGTTAAACAGGAATTAGAAGAATATGTGGTAACAAAGGAGCTACAGAAGCATTTTAGAGATTTTTTTAGTAGTTACAAAAAGGGAATAGTTGGAAATACAGATAAAATGGGAGTTTGGATATCTGGGTTTTTTGGAAGTGGTAAATCTCATTTCTTAAAGATATTATCATATTTATTAGAAAATCGTGAAGTAGATGGTAAAAAAGCTATTGATTATTTTTTAGAAGATGGGAAAATACAAGATCCTATGGTAATAGCGGATATGAAACTTGCATGCAATACTCCTACAGATGTAATTTTATTCAATATAGATTCTAAAAGTAAGTCAGCAGGAACTAAGGGAAAAGATAGTATATTAAATGTATTTTTAAGGGTTTTTAATGAAATGCAGGGATTTAGCACAGATCCTCATTTAGCAGATTTGGAAAGGCAATTAACAGAAGACGGAATGTATGAAGAATTTAAAAGAAGATATGAAGAAATGCATAATTTAAATTGGGTAGAAAATCGCCATAAGTTTAAATTTCATAAAGATAAAGTAGTAGAGACTTTAGTTGATATAGGTTTTATGAGTGAAGAGGTAGCTAGGGATTGGAGTAGGACTACAGTAAGACCTTATGAAATAAGCATAGACAGATTTGCACAATTAGTAAAAGAATATTTAGATAGCAAAGAGGAAAATCATCATATAGTATTTTTAGTGGATGAAATGGGACAATATATAGGCGATGATACTGATTTAATGCTTAATTTACAAACTATAACAGAAGACTTAGGAACAGCTTGTCAAGGAAAAGCATGGATAGTAGTGACAAGTCAACAGGATATAGATTCTATAACAGAAGTGAAGGGAAGGGATTTTTCTAAAATACAAGGAAGATTTGATACTAGATTAAACCTGACCTCTGCCAATGTTGACGAAGTTATTAAGCTCCGTATACTAGAAAAAACAGAAACTGCTAATAAAACTTTAAGCGTTTTGTATGAAAATAATGAAACTATAATAAAAAATTTACTTATATTTAATGATGGAATAGAGAAGAAACTTTATGAAAACAAAGAGGATTTTTGTGAAGTATATCCTTTTGTACCATATCAATTTGATTTATTAGGCAGTGTTTTAACATCTATAAGACAGCATGGAGCTAGTGGCAAACATCTTTCAGAAGGAGAACGTTCCATGTTGGCTTTGTTTAAAGAAAGCGTAGAAGCAATAATGGATGAAGAAGATGGAGCATTAGTTCCATTCAATATATTTTATGATGGATTAGATAAATTTTTAGATCATAGTCATTCAGCAGTTATAACTAAAGCTTTAGAGAATAATTATATAAATCCAAAAAAAGAAAAAGATAATTTCAATGTAAATGTTTTAAAAACTTTGTTTTTAATAAAATATGTAAAAGAAATAGAAGCTAATTTAGAAAATATTACTACTCTTATGGTATCTAATATATATGAAGATAGGATAGAGCTAAAAGATAAAGTGGAAAATGCATTAAATATTTTAGTTAGGCAGACATTAGTGCAAAAAAATGGAGATATATATATTTTCTTAACTAATGAAGAGCAAGAAATAAATAGACAAATAGAAAGACAACATATTGAAACTCAAGCATTGACTAAAAAGATTTCAGAAATTATATATGCTGGGATTCTTTCCCAAGACAAAGTAAGATATAGTAAATTTGGCAATAGATATAATTTTGGATTTAATAGATGGGTAGATGGGGAGCCTTATGTTGCTAATCAAGCATTTGATATAGGAATTGAGATAATAACTCCTAATTCAGAAAAAAATAGAATAGAGAGTGTTCTAAGAATGAATAGTCAAAAAGAAAATAAAGTTTTTGTAGATTTGCCAAATGATGGAGCCTTTATAGATGAAATAAAAACAGAAATGAAAATAGAAAAATATTTACAGATATCCAGTGCTAGCAATATTCCAAAAATAGAAGAAATAAGAGCTTTGAAACGGGTAGAAATGAAAGAACACCAAAACAGAGGAAAACTCTATTTAGAAGAAGCTTTAAAAGAAGCTAAATTTTATGTAAATGGAGATAAATTAGAACTAAAAAGTAAGGATTTCAAATATAATGTGCAGGAAAGTTTAGAAAAATTGATTGAAACTGTATACCATAAATTAGATTATATAGACACTCCTATGGATGAATCGGATATTAGAAATCTATTCAAAAATAGAAACAAAAAAGATGTGCAATTAGATGTTCTCGATACACCTAATGAAAATGCTATAAGAGAGATATTAAATTATATAAAAATAAGGACTAAAAAGCATAGTAAAATATCACTTAAAGAAGTGAAGGATAAATTTTCAAAAGCACCTTATGGATTTTTAGATGTAGATATAGAGTGGATAATTGCAAAATTATTTTTAGATGGTAAAATAAGTTTTACTTTACATGGAGAAACTATTTCTTTATTTAATGAAAGTGAGAAAGAAATAATAGATTATATAACTAAAAAGCAATATGCAGAAAAATTATTGATAGAAGAAAAAGAAATAGTGGATGAAAGATATATAAAAAGTTTGAAAAACATATCCTCTATAGTATTTGATAAGGAAATACCTTTTGAAGATACAGATATGATGGTAAAAGAATTTAATGAATATGCTAAAGAAATGATAGATGAATTGAATGCCATAAAGGATAATTATAACAGAGGAAAATATCCTGGAGAAAAAATAATTGAAGAAGGAATTGAATTAATCAACAAAACACGAGGAATGTCAAATCCTATAGATGTGTTTAAATATGTAAATAAAAATGAAGATGAGTATTTAGATTTTGAAGAGGAGTATCAGCCAATAAAATCTTTTTTCAAAGGAGAACAAAAAAACATATGGGATAAAACACAACACTATATATCAATATATAATGAAAGTAAAAACTATATATTAAGTGAAGAAATAGAAGAAATAGTAGAAGATATGAAAAACATAGTAAACATGACAAGACCTTATAATAAAATAAAGGATTTACCAGAATTAAACGATAGATTTTTAGACATATATAATAATATTTTAGACGAAGAATTGGAACCTGTGAAAGAGGAGATTGAGCAGGCAAAGAGTAGGATTATGGAAGAACTAGAAAAGACAGGTTTAGAGGATAAATTTGGATATAAATATAGAAATAGTTTTGATGATCTTATAAAAAGAGCTGAATCTTGTAACAATGTTGCAAAAGTAAATAGTTTTAAAATTGAAGCAGAGACTCTAAAAATGAGATATTTAAATGAAATAACTAAAGAAATAGAAGATATAATAGAAATAGACAAAGAAAATGAAACTGATGGAAAAGGAAATACAGGAGGAACAACAGTACCACCAGTTAAAGTACGAAAAATTATAAATATAAAAGACATCAATCCAATAAATTCATGGAGGATAGAAAAAAAAGAAGACTTAGATAAATATATAAATGAGCTAAAATCAAGAATTGAAAAAGAATTAGAAGAAAACACTATTTTAAATATTGAGTTTTAG